The sequence AGCGGCAGCAGACTGACAAATTCCTTGGACAATTCTATGAACTCGTACTTCTTCAATTGCTCCTGCCTCTCGGGGTGCTCGTCGTAATACTGAACGATAAAACTATAAGCGTTGATGCTGTTCTGCATATTCTCCATCTTCTTCTGCACGTCCGCAGTTATGATCTTGTTGTACAGCCGGCCTATGTGGAAGTGAGAGTACAACGCCTGGAACAGCTGATCGTCCGGCAAGGATCCGACCTCGTTGCCGCTGGACTTGCCACCCTCCACGGATTCCAAGTACGACGTGTAATGCTGCACGCTCTTCAACGCCAGGCGCTCGATCTTCTCTATCGTCTGCGCGGTCGGCTTCTCGTTCGACGCCTGCAGACGGTCGATCTTTATGTCGAGCATCTCGGAATACGTCTCCGCCAGCTCGATCCAGATGTCCCTGCAGAGGGCGCGATAGAAACGCGGGCTCAATCCCTGCACGATTTCCTCGAGGGTGTCCGCTCGCCGCTTGTGCATCCTCGCCTGCCTGTCCTCGTTCTCCTCGAAGAACGCCAGGTACTTGTACGCCTGGGAGACGTCCTGGGCGATGTGCGCGTAGTCCGACGCGTGGTTCTCGAAGGTGTAGTAGGCCTTCGCCTTGTCCAGCCACTTGCGCACGTTCAGGAACACCGGCCTGGCGTCGTTGAAGTCCAACAGATACTGATCCGTGATCTCGCCGGCGAACGGCTCCAGCTCCGGTTCTAGGTCCACGAATCTCGGGTCTGCAGCTTCCTGCACGCTCTGAACCTCCTGATCTTTCGCGTTCTCCGAGCATTGATCCTCCTGTTCCGCCCTCTGCAGCAGCCTCTCCCTGGACGCGCTGAGCAACGCAATGCCGTACTTCGCCCAGCACCTGGCGACGTCCGCCGATCTGTGATCGTACGTCTCGTACTCCGCGGCAACGCTCTCGCTCGTTTCCCTGCCGCCCTTCGCCTGCAGGGACTCCCAGTACCTCTGCAGTATGCAGGAGGCGGCGGCCAGGTGATGCCTCGCCTGCGGGAACCTGTCGTGCTCTATGAAGTACTGCGATATCGTCGCGGCGTTCAGCGCCCACTCGACGTGGTCCAGGTCCCGGGTAATGCTGTTCAGGCTCAGCTGCTTGCTCAACGTCCTGTGGCAGTAGAGCGCAAAGCTCTGCTTGTCGTCCAGCTCGCGGCACACCTGCGCCAGGTAGTACAGGGTCAACGTGTGCAGCTTCTCCAGGACACTCCTCGCGCACAGGTCCCCCTCGATCTCCTCGATGCCCATGATGGTCACCATGTTGACCGGCTCGAGCTGCACGTCCTCCGTAAACTTGATGTACAGATTTTCAGCCTGCTCCAGGAAGTCTTTGGCCTTGCCGTATGCCCCCTGCTGCGCGTGAACGATGCCTATTTGATTGTTGGCGCTTATCGCCGGCAGGATACCCTCGGGCGTCGATTCGCTCGCGCTCAGCAGACCGATGCACCTCCTGAAGTTCTCCTTGGCCAGCTGCGGCTCCTGCATGTCCGACTGCAAGATGCCTATGTTCAGGTGAGTTATCGCGGCCATCGTGTTGCAGAGGGCATCCTTGGTCAGCGCTTCCAGTATCTCCGTTAAAATCTTCACAGCCATGCACCTGCCCTCGTGCAACTCGCTCGGACTAGTCTCGCGCTTGTTCGTCAGTCTCTGAACCTCCTGGTATCTTTCCTTCACCCACGCTCGCGTGTCCGTCGTTTCGCATTGTTCCATCTTGCGGCTAAGTTACTTGTCACTTAACGTCAACCTAGatttctttcgctctcttgCAAATACCTGATCCTTTTTGACAGGAGCTCTCATGTAAAGCTTTTCGTTAGAAATGTTTCAAGTCAAGCAGATCAGCAGCAACAAGCAGGTAATAATAACTACAACCGTGTAGTGCGTTACTGAGTCAGCACCTATCAACAAAAGGTATTTgttaacaaatgttaataaaaactGACGACAAGCGAGTGATGGTTGTCGCGCATAAC comes from Ooceraea biroi isolate clonal line C1 chromosome 8, Obir_v5.4, whole genome shotgun sequence and encodes:
- the LOC105275013 gene encoding protein KBP homolog, with amino-acid sequence MEQCETTDTRAWVKERYQEVQRLTNKRETSPSELHEGRCMAVKILTEILEALTKDALCNTMAAITHLNIGILQSDMQEPQLAKENFRRCIGLLSASESTPEGILPAISANNQIGIVHAQQGAYGKAKDFLEQAENLYIKFTEDVQLEPVNMVTIMGIEEIEGDLCARSVLEKLHTLTLYYLAQVCRELDDKQSFALYCHRTLSKQLSLNSITRDLDHVEWALNAATISQYFIEHDRFPQARHHLAAASCILQRYWESLQAKGGRETSESVAAEYETYDHRSADVARCWAKYGIALLSASRERLLQRAEQEDQCSENAKDQEVQSVQEAADPRFVDLEPELEPFAGEITDQYLLDFNDARPVFLNVRKWLDKAKAYYTFENHASDYAHIAQDVSQAYKYLAFFEENEDRQARMHKRRADTLEEIVQGLSPRFYRALCRDIWIELAETYSEMLDIKIDRLQASNEKPTAQTIEKIERLALKSVQHYTSYLESVEGGKSSGNEVGSLPDDQLFQALYSHFHIGRLYNKIITADVQKKMENMQNSINAYSFIVQYYDEHPERQEQLKKYEFIELSKEFVSLLPLTLDRLKQQQMKE